CCCCGGGCAGAGTCACGGCGGCAACCACCGGCACCGTTACGCGGACGTCGAGGCAGTGCGGGTCTGCCCGGAGGGGATCCTGGGGCACGAAGAGGTGCTGCGCGCGGCCTGGCTGCGCTACCACCGCGAGGTGGCCCTCACCGAGGTCCACGCCGGCGCCACCAGGGAGGACCAGCTACGCTGGTTCCACGAGGCGTGGCAGGCCGCGCTAAAGCTGTGCCGGGAGGGGGTCCCAGTGCGGGCGGTCACCTCGTGGGCGCTCTTGGGATCCTACGACTGGTGCGGGCTGCTCACCAGTATGGACGGCAGGTACGAGCCGGGCGTCTTCGACGTAAGCGGCTCCGCGCCCCGCCCCACTGCCCTCGCCACGGCACTGAAACAGGTTGCCCTCTTTGGCCGTGCTTTCCACCCCACACTCACCCGTCCCGGTTGGTGGCGCCGCCCAGAGCGGTTTCTCCCCGGTTGCCGCCCGATGCCCACTATCCCGGACCTGCCTCACCCCGCGACCGGAGGGGTAGTGGTCATCGGCAAGACCGGGACCCTGGGGCGTGCTTTCTCCCTGGTCTGCGCCAGCCGTTGCGTCCCCTGTCACCTGCTTTCCCGCGCCGAGCTCGATATCACCTCCCGAGGCTCGGTGGTCGCGGCGCTGGAACTGTTCGCCCCGTGGGCCGTCGTCAACGCAGCCGGCTTCGTGCGGGTCGACGAGGCTGAAGAGGACGCCGCCACCTGCTTCGAACAGAACGCCCTTGGCCCGGGAATTCTCGCTGAGGAATGCGCCCGCAGGGGGATCGCCCTGGTCACCTTCTCCTCCGACATGGTCTTCGACGGCAGCAAGGGAGCCCCCTACCACGAAAGCGACCCGGTTGCGCCCTTGAACGTTTACGGACGGAGCAAGGCCGAGGCGGAGCGCCGCGTACTCGCGCTCCATCCCGGGGCGCTGCTGATCCGCACCAGTGCCTTCTTCGGCCCCTGGGACCGGTACAACTTCGTCACCGAAACGCTGCGCCGGCTTGCCCTGGGGGAGACCGTCACCGCCGCCTCCGACCTGGTGGTCTCCCCCACCTACGTCCCCGACCTGGTGCACGCCTGCCTGGACCTCCTGGTGGACGCCGCCCGCGGCATCTGGCACGTCGCCAACGTCGGGGCCGTGACCTGGGCGGAACTGGCCACCAACTGCGCCACCATGGCGGGGTTCGATCCGGCCGCCGTAGTACCCCGCCCGGCCGCCACCCTGGGCCTGGCCGCCCCCCGTCCCCCCTTCTCCGCCCTCACCAGCGAGCGTTGGGGAGCGCTCCCCCCCCTCCAGGATGCCCTCACCCGCTACCTGCATGAGGCCGCCGCGGACATGCTGGCCCTCCAGTTGGAGCACGCCGGCAACGGCGGCACGAAAAAAGGCCCCTGAACGGGGCCTTCTTCTTTCCTGCTGCCTGGCTTGGGTCCGCTACCGGTGTGGTGGCCGCGTAGCCGCCAGCAGTTCCTCCATGGAGCGGACCGTGGCATCCCACGAGGTCCCCGCCACCACCTCCCGCATCGCCCGCACCATCTCCTGCTGCTTCGCCTCGGTCAACGCGAGGGCGCCTTCGCACCCGGCGATGAAACTCTCGATACCATCCCCGATGAAGACTATGTCGCCGTAGGGCTCGGCCACGTCCGTGATTGGTGTGCTTACCACAGGTTTTTCTGCCGCCATGTACTCCAATATCTTGGTGGGGCTGATGAAGCGGGTCGCTTCGTTCAGGGCGAAGGGGATCAGGCAGACATCCCAGCCGGCCAGGAAGCAAGGCAACTGGGCGTACTCCTGCTGGCCGTAGTAGCTGATGTTGTCGCGCCGGGGCAGGGTCTCGGGGGAGATCTTCAGCACCGGCCCCACCATGACGATCTGCCATTCCGGGTGCGACAAGGCCAGCGCGTACAGCAGGGGGAGGTTGAGCCGCTCGTCCAGGACCCCGAAGTAACCCAGACGCGGGCGCGGCAGGGGGCGCTGGCTTTCGTGCTCAATGTCGGGGTCGCAGGCGAGGCCGAAGTGGGCCGCATCGACGCTGCTCGGGAAACAGTAGACCCGCGCGTGGTGGCGCTGCTTGGCTCGGTATAGGCTGGGGCCGCCGGTGAAGACCAAGTCCGCCAGCTCCAGCAGCGCGCGCTCCCGCTGCGCCAACTCCTTTGGGGCATCGAGGAACCCGGAGAGTTCGTCCATGCAGTCGTACACCACCAGGCGGGGCTTGAGGGTGGCCGCGAGCGGCAGCGCCATCGGAGTGTAGAACCAGGCCACGTAACGCTCCAGCCGCTCCTCGTGCAGGAGTTCCTCGAGTAGCGGGGTCAGGCAGGAAATCTGTTCGTCGTCGTATCCCGGTCGCTCCACGGGGGTGTGCGGACGGCAAACCAGCACGCCAGGGGCCGGGTTGGTGCACTCCAGAA
This window of the Geomonas agri genome carries:
- a CDS encoding family 1 glycosylhydrolase, with protein sequence MTGAQGRRLFPELWGGVECTLHRVGDSFHSQIELSGHLGRPVDLELFATLGITALRYPVLWEMVAPDSLDRPDWSFSDQRLPLLRRLGIEPIVGFLHHGSGPRYTDLTDPAFPDLLARYAGMVAARYPWLTSFTPVNEPLTTARFSCLYGHWYPHGRDDRSFVRAIITQCRGIVEAMRAIRRVIPGARLVMTEDMGRTSSTSELAYQANYENSRRWLSLDLLAGRVDRDHPLRPWLAGTGVTKEDFAYFLGCEMTPDVIGLNYYLTSDRHLDERLERYPGQSHGGNHRHRYADVEAVRVCPEGILGHEEVLRAAWLRYHREVALTEVHAGATREDQLRWFHEAWQAALKLCREGVPVRAVTSWALLGSYDWCGLLTSMDGRYEPGVFDVSGSAPRPTALATALKQVALFGRAFHPTLTRPGWWRRPERFLPGCRPMPTIPDLPHPATGGVVVIGKTGTLGRAFSLVCASRCVPCHLLSRAELDITSRGSVVAALELFAPWAVVNAAGFVRVDEAEEDAATCFEQNALGPGILAEECARRGIALVTFSSDMVFDGSKGAPYHESDPVAPLNVYGRSKAEAERRVLALHPGALLIRTSAFFGPWDRYNFVTETLRRLALGETVTAASDLVVSPTYVPDLVHACLDLLVDAARGIWHVANVGAVTWAELATNCATMAGFDPAAVVPRPAATLGLAAPRPPFSALTSERWGALPPLQDALTRYLHEAAADMLALQLEHAGNGGTKKGP
- a CDS encoding glycosyltransferase, which encodes MHEAIIVFSHLRWSFVYQRPQQLLARMAERRRVIFFEEPVLDRESDPFLECTNPAPGVLVCRPHTPVERPGYDDEQISCLTPLLEELLHEERLERYVAWFYTPMALPLAATLKPRLVVYDCMDELSGFLDAPKELAQRERALLELADLVFTGGPSLYRAKQRHHARVYCFPSSVDAAHFGLACDPDIEHESQRPLPRPRLGYFGVLDERLNLPLLYALALSHPEWQIVMVGPVLKISPETLPRRDNISYYGQQEYAQLPCFLAGWDVCLIPFALNEATRFISPTKILEYMAAEKPVVSTPITDVAEPYGDIVFIGDGIESFIAGCEGALALTEAKQQEMVRAMREVVAGTSWDATVRSMEELLAATRPPHR